The Treponema sp. OMZ 790 genome includes the window GATGCTTCGCCTAAAATAATCGGAGAAGAAATATAGCCTCTTTTATTGAAAAAATTGGAAACATTAATGATTATATTTGTTGTCCCGTCTTTTAACGGTTTAAAAGCTATTTGAGAAGATGTTGTTCCGGGAATTTCCGTTTCTTTATTTGTACCGGGCTGTCCCTGCCTTTCCCTATCTATTCCATTTATTACAATACTACAGCTTCCAAAAATATGAGGAACATGGATTGCATAAACAACGCTCGGGTCCAAACCTGACAACTCCAATCCGTAAGAGCCGTAACCGAAAGCGGAGCCTTTTTTTCTGTTTGTAAAATCGCCGGGAACTTTAGCATAAACTTCTTCGGTAGTATTTTTTAAACAATAAAACTGATTGGGCGTATAATAAAAATCGCCTTTTAAAGAAAAGAGAACCGGAGATGCCTGATTCTGATTTGGAACTTGTGCTCGGCCTTTTATTACTTCCAAGTCCACAATTTTTTGTTTATAGATAGGCGTAACCAAATTAGTTAAGTATAGAATAATAATTAAAAAACAAAAAGGAATTGAGCCTAAAAATAATCTTTTCTTTTCCGTTGTCATGTTTTTTTTACCTCATATATTCTGATAGGCTCGTCCTTTCCCCTAAATTTTACCAAACCATTATATGCAAATTCAATCGTATCGGAAAAGGGTTTGCCGGTATTATTTTTTACCGCTTCACTGATAAATATATTAATTCCTTTTTTTAATGCATAAAAGTGCAGACGAGAAGCGACATTAACAACATCGGATATAACGGTATTATCCATTCTTTGTTCTTCTCCGATAGTGCCTAACATTAACCGTCCATAGTGAATTCCTACGGAAAAAACTATTTTGGGCAAATTATTTACTTCTCTATCCATATTTTCAAATTGAACAATGGATTGAATTTCAAACATACATTTTATAACATCATCTGCAGAACCATAAAAAAGAACCATTAACCCTTCAGTCAGATATTTATCAATAAATCCGTTATGTTCTTGAATGACAGGATTTATCTTTGCCAAGGTTTGATTATATATTTTAAGTAAAGTCAAGCGTTCTTCTTCAGTTGTCAAACCGGTGTAAATACCTAAATGTATAAATGCTATATACATATCTTTTAGAATATTATCGCCTAATTTAATATCGACATGTTTTTTACTCAAAAAATTCATAAACTCATTGGGAACAAATTTTGCAAGAGCTTCATTTGTTGTTTCTATCTGTTTTGTCATTCCTGCAATCTTATTGGAACTATCTTTAAAATTATTTAAAATTACGATGGCCATAGGTATCAATAAAATTAAAATTCCTAAGTGAGCTACAAAAGAACCGTCTATAATCCTATTAGCGATTAAAATATCTCTCACACCTAAAGATAGAAAAATAGTTAAACCTATCAAGAAAAATAAAGCCGATTTATCTTTTTTAAATGCAGACTTAATAACAAGTGTTAAATTATAAAATGCCATAATCAAAAGATAAATTTGTGCTGCCGTCAATAAGCTTGAAGTATATTGCATTGGTGCAAAAATATTTATACCGATATACAAGATTGCCGGAATGTGTATTATAAATAAATATTTTTCTTTTATTTTTCCGAATAAATTATTGACATATAGACCAAAAAAAATAATTCCAAGAGAAAGTGTGATATAGCCTGTTCTAAAAAGAATATTTCCGCTTATCTGAGGTATTATCGTTGTAAGTAAAAATTCATCATAACAACATATCCTTAAACAAAAATTGGCTGCCAACAAACCGAAATAAAGAGATTGTCTTTCTTTAGGATAAAAAATAAATAATGCAAGAAAAAATGCGGCAATCAATAAAAGAATAGCGGATATTATTGTAAACGATGAAAAACTTTTATTTTTTGCATTCAAGATTGTAGAATAAAATCCGAATTCTATAGGTTTTAAAAATCCCGATTTATTATCTTTGAAATTTGAAATATGAAAGACGAGAGTAACCTCTTCTTTGCCGAGAGTCGGAAGAGGGATAAAAGAAGCATCCCAATTAAAAACTTCGTTTTCGCAGGAATGTCCGACAGTTCCGATTCTATAAATTTCTCTACCATCAAGGTATGCAACAAAGGCAGAAGAAACCGTAGACGTTTTTATTGCATATACGCCGGTTGAATCGATATTTTTTATTTTTACGGCATAGGTTCCATAGCCATAAAGCGGAAGTCCGTCCCCATATTTATCCCATGAAGTATTTATATTTTCAAATCGGCCGTACGACAAAAAATCATCGGAAGGATCTACAAATTTGTTCGGAACAAAAATCCAATCCCCTTCAAGTATCTTTATATCACCTGAACCTATATTTTCAGCATCAAAAACACCCTTTACTACAGGATTTAAAACAGGTTCACCGGGCTTTGTACATGATATTAAAAGAAAAGTACATATGAAAATTAAAACATTTTTTTTCACACACTTACTCCACAAGTAAGGAATACAATAAATATATCCAACATAATAGATATTTTATAGATAATACACTTATGTCGGATATTGTCAATAGGGTGTAAATTTACATTTTTAACAGATAATATTACATTACTGTAATATTATCTGTCATATTTAGTGGGTAAACAAAGCGGTTTTATTTTTTATTGGGAATACGATATCTTAAACCTACACCTGCACGGAAAGCATAACTTGCTACGGGTTTCACTTTTGTTTTTGTTGTGTTTGTTGATAAATCATATACAAAGTCCTTATAAAAGTTTACAGCCACACCCACAGGAGCAAAATCAAAAAAGAGGTTAAAGTCGGGAATATTGCCAAAATTCATTTCCCAGCGGAGAGGTAATAAAATTGAAAATCCTCCGGTTACATACTTATCGTTTGTGCCAGAAATCAAACCAAAAGTTGTTGGTAAAGATAAAATAGAAATATTAGCTCCTATTACCGGCCCTAATGAAAGAGGGCATTTTTGGTTTCCAAGTGACGGCAGTACAGGATCAAAAACGGTAAAAAGTGCACCAAGTTGAAAATCAAACCTATGCCATACAAGTGAACCTGTATATCCGACAAGTAAATCGAGTTCTACAAGGTCGTTGAACTCATGAGAATAAGATAGACCAATGGGCCAGCCTACATATCCGCCAATTTTATCGGCTCCGCCATTTCCATTACCGCTTCCCTGTGCTGCAAAACACAGTGTGCTTATAAGTACTGCAAATACACTCACGAAAATTAATTTTTTCATATGAATATTCTCCTTTATGATGTTAAATCATCATGAACCGATTTTACCATATACATTTCATTAAAGTCAAGTATTAGTCCATAGAAATAATCATTCTAATCTCGATTTTAAAAAAATTATATATTTCTTAATACTGACAAATTCAAAGATTTATGCTACAATAAAACATTGTAAAACTTATAGGTTTTAAGAGGGGTTTTATGAATAAAATCTTGAAGCAAATCGAAAAAATAGGGATTGTACCGGTCATCGTTTTAGAGAATGAAAAAGATGCTCTTCCGTTAGGAACGGCCCTCTCTAATGCCGGGCTTCTATGTGCAGAAATCACATTTAGAACGGAAGCAGCCGAAAAAGCCATAGAGATTTTTTCTAAGAAATTCCCGGATTTTCTTGTAGGAGCAGGCACGGTCTTATCTCCTGAACAAGCCGACAAAGCAATTGCTGCCGGTGCCAAGTTCATAGTAAGCCCCGGGCTAAACCCTAAGGTCGTAGAGCATTGCGTTAATTTAGGCTTTCCCGTTATTCCCGGAGTTTCCACAGCGGGAGAAATCGAACAAGCCATGAGCTTCGGCCTTAATACCGTAAAATTCTTCCCGGCTGAAGCCGCGGGCGGGTTAAAATTTATAAAAGCTCTTTCCGCACCCTATTCAAACATAAAATTCATGCCGACCGGCGGAATAAACGCCCAAAATATTGCGGAATATGCGGCCTTTTCAAAGGTAATAGCCTGCGGCGGAAGCTGGATGGTTTCAAAAGAGCTTATAAAATCAGGCAATTTTAAAAAGATAGAAGAAGAGGCTGGTCTTGCCTTAGAGATAATAAAAAATGCCCGAAATCCTAAAAAAAATTCCACAGAAAAAAAACCTGTAGTATCCGGCAAAAAGATTTTAACCGCCGGCACTGAAGAAAATAAAGTACCCAAGGTTATAACTATGGGCGAAATCATGCTACGCCTTTCTCCCACAGGCTTTAACCGTTTTGTTCAAGCCGATGCCCTCGATTTGGTCTTTGGAGGAGCAGAAGCGAATGTGGCTGTTTCTTTAGCCAACTTCGGAATGCAGTCTTCATACATAACAAAGGTTCCGGCCCATGAGATAGGCCAAGCTGCAATAAATTCCTTGCGCCGTTACGGAGTAGATGTTTCAGGCATAATCCGCGGGGGGTACCGAATCGGCATCTATTTTTTAGAAAAAGGAGCCTCTCAGCGTGCCTCTAAGGTAATATACGATAGGGCTCATTCCGCCATTGCCGAAGCCTCACCTAGCGACTTTAACTGGAAAGAAATTTTTAAGGGAGCATCATGGTTCCATTTTACGGGAATCACTCCTGCCTTGAGCAAAAATGCAGCCGAAATTTGCTTGGATGCCTGCAAAACGGCAAGATCAATGGGCATTACCGTTTCATGCGACCTTAACTACCGCAAAAAACTGTGGACTCCCGATGAAGCAAAAGAAACTATGAGCCGTATTTGCGAGTTTGTCGATATCTGTATTTCAAATGAAGAAGATGCAGAACAAGTTTTTGGAATAACTTCAAAAAACACGGTCGTAAGTTCAGGCAAACTGAATGAAAAAGGCTACAAAGAAGTTGCCGCAAAACTATGCAAAAAATTCGGCTTTCAAAAAGTGGGAATCACTCTGAGGGAATCAACCTCAGCCAGCGAAAACAACTGGTCGGCCATGCTTTATGTAAAAGGCAAGGCCTACTTCAGCAAAAAATACACAATGCAGGTTGTTGACCGATTGGGAGGAGGCGACAGTTTTGCCGCAGCCCTAATCTGTGCCGAATTAAAAGGCTTTAAACCGCAAAAACAAATTGATTTTGCTTCGGCGGCTTCCTGTCTAAAGCACTCCATAAACGGCGACTTTAATCAGGTTTCATTCGATGAAGTTTTAACCCTCGCTCAAGGTGATGCATCCGGAAGAGTGCAGAGGTAGGGGCCGCTATTTATGAAGGTATATCATAATTCTCTTATCAAAAAGCTCTTGAAACAGCAAAAACCTTTAATTTAATTGTTAAAGCAGGTATTATACCAACTCTTCCATAGCCCAATCCTCAATTAATAAACCTTCAATTCTTGAAAACTCTCCGACATTGTGTGTTACCAATGTTCCTCCATTTGCTAGAACTGTTGCGGCAATCATCATGTCATTCGGACCGATTATCACACCATTTGAAGATAAAATTTTTCTTAATTTTCCGTATTCTACCGATGATTTTTTATCAAAAACTGCTGTCGGATATAAATCCAAAAACGGTTTATAAACTGAAATTGTTTTTTCATAATCATTGGAATTTCTTGCTCCATATTCAAGCTCGGCAAGCACAACAGACGGAATGACTATATCTTTTTCATGTTCTTCCAGTTTTTCTCCAATCTTACGAAATTTTCCCGTTATGAAATAGATTACAATGTTTGAATCTAAAAAATACTTCACATTGCCTCCAGTCTTGTGTCAGCAGAGAAATCCGGTTCAGTGGGGATATTCATTTCAATATCTTTACCGCTTCCAAAATAGTGCCAGATATTCTTTTTATTTGAGTCATCTCTAAGATCGAAAGGAAGTCCATTAACTGCAACTGTTTTTTTCATAAAAATCCTGATAGCTGTCGGTAAATCCAGTCCGTAATGCTTATAGATATTAGTAACTTCATCTTTTAGAGCTTCATCAACTCTAACTTGAACAAGTGTCGTATTTGCCATTATTGCCTCTTTATTAAGTATTTGGTATTCATACATTTGTATTTATATTATATATCTAAGTAAGAAGTTTTTCAAGGTTACGGGTGTTAGATTAAATTTAGCCCTCCCTTTAATCTTTCGCCACCACTCAGTCTGGATTTTTCGCACAAAAAGTTGTATAATTAAAGTGTGAGGTAAACGGCTATGAGTACTTCAAACAGAAAATACAAAGATTCAGTATTCGTTGATTTGTTTAGTGAAGACGAAAAGGCAAAAGAAAATTTTTTATCGCTTTATAATGCCTTGCATGGTACAAATTTGCCGCTTTCTTGTCCTGTAGAAAATATAAGGCTGGATAATGTTATGTATATGAATATAATCAACGATGTTTCCTGCCTTGTAGACGGTAAGATCATAGTGCTTGCAGAGCATCAATCCACAATAAACGAGAATATGCCTCTACGCTTTTTAGAGTATATAGCAAGGCTCTATGAAAAACTTCAAGCACCCACAGACAGGTATTTAAAAAAATTATCAAAAATACCTACGCCTGAATTCTATGTATTTTATAACGGTGTTGAAGATTATCCTGAAACTACAGTTCTAAAGTTATCCGATGCGTTCATCACAAAGCCCGAACAAGTGCCGATGGAATTGACTGTGCAAGTCTTAAACATCAATACCGATAAGGCAAACAAAGTTCTAACGGTGTGTAAACCGCTTGAAGAATACAGCCTTTTTGTTGAAGAGGTAAGAAAGCAAACGCAGCTTGACCATGAAAACGGCTTTACCAATGCAGTAAATATATGTATAGAAAAAGGAATCTTAAAAGAATATTTAATGAGAAAATCAAGGGAGGTAATCAATATGTTAGTGGCAGAATACGATTATGATACGGATATAGCTGTACAAAGACAAGAAAGCCTAATGATTGGAATAAAACAAGGCATTGAACAAGGATTTGCAGACGGCTCTTATCAAACTAAACTCGAAACAGCAAAAAACTTAACAGAAATGGGCTTTGCAGTAGAAGCTATCGCAAAAGCTACAGGTTTAAGCAAAGAAGAAATAGAAAAACTGTAATTTAATTCATAATTATGAATTGGCTCCTTCCTCTCTCAAATTTCTCCACTTTGGGCTGGATTTTTCGCACGAAAAGATGTATAATTACAGTGTTATGAAAAAAATACGAAAAACTTTTTTTACAATTTTGCTTACTCTTTTTGCGATGACGGCGGGATTTGCCGAAACCTACACATGGACGGGAGCCCAAAACGAACATTGGGGAAGAGCCGGAAATTGGAAAACAACTCTTAACAATCCTGCACTGGATTATCCGAGGACTACAAGTGATACTGCTATTATACCTAGAGGATTATCAAGGTATCCTTACATATATAAGAGCACCGGAGAGGTTAATCCTGTAACTATAGGGGATTTGAAAGTTGAAACGGGTGCCAAACTCACAATTACCTGCCGCAATTCAGATGTCACATTAAATTGCTCTTCGGGAATTACGTGTGATGGAGAGATTTCTATTGAACTAACAAGAGGTTCTAGTCGGAAAGTAATACTTTCGAAGACCGAATTTAAAGGATCTTCCGAAATATTTATTGATAGTCCTTTAACTCCCGGTATTAATTCCGCATATTATACAAACCTTACAGCTTCAGAAAGAATTGATTTTAAAACAGGTTCCGCTGTAAGTGCAGGAGTTTATGCCAATAATGATACTATTAGTATAAATACTCCGTTTGCCAAGATAGCAGGTACATGCAGCTCCGATCAGGCTTTAAAATTTGAAAACTCTTCCGGTATAAAACTTAACATTTCAGGCACACTGACGGCAAAACGGGATGTTGCCATAACCGATAGTACAAATACAGTAATAACCTCTTCAGGCAATATCACTCTCGAAAAAGATTTAACTCTTAACAATGCAAGCTGGAATGCATCAAGCGGTACTATTACAACAAAAGGAAACTTTAATGTTCCGAATTTTAAACAAACCGGCGGAACTTTATCCTTAATAGGAGCCAACCAAAATCTTAACATAAATCAAGCCCACAACTTAACATTCAGCAGCACCGTAATGTTGGGAGGAGCATTAAAAATTTCAGGGACTTTTAACAATGGCGGAGCTTTTAACGCCGGCCACCATGAAGTCGCCTTTAAAGGGACAGCTGACACTCCGGCCGTTATAAAAGGAAATGAAACACAATTTTACAATTTAGCCATAGAAGCCGGCGGTCATTTAAAACCGGAACAAGATATTACAATTTCGCAAAATTT containing:
- a CDS encoding adenylate/guanylate cyclase domain-containing protein, with the translated sequence MKKNVLIFICTFLLISCTKPGEPVLNPVVKGVFDAENIGSGDIKILEGDWIFVPNKFVDPSDDFLSYGRFENINTSWDKYGDGLPLYGYGTYAVKIKNIDSTGVYAIKTSTVSSAFVAYLDGREIYRIGTVGHSCENEVFNWDASFIPLPTLGKEEVTLVFHISNFKDNKSGFLKPIEFGFYSTILNAKNKSFSSFTIISAILLLIAAFFLALFIFYPKERQSLYFGLLAANFCLRICCYDEFLLTTIIPQISGNILFRTGYITLSLGIIFFGLYVNNLFGKIKEKYLFIIHIPAILYIGINIFAPMQYTSSLLTAAQIYLLIMAFYNLTLVIKSAFKKDKSALFFLIGLTIFLSLGVRDILIANRIIDGSFVAHLGILILLIPMAIVILNNFKDSSNKIAGMTKQIETTNEALAKFVPNEFMNFLSKKHVDIKLGDNILKDMYIAFIHLGIYTGLTTEEERLTLLKIYNQTLAKINPVIQEHNGFIDKYLTEGLMVLFYGSADDVIKCMFEIQSIVQFENMDREVNNLPKIVFSVGIHYGRLMLGTIGEEQRMDNTVISDVVNVASRLHFYALKKGINIFISEAVKNNTGKPFSDTIEFAYNGLVKFRGKDEPIRIYEVKKT
- a CDS encoding KHG/KDPG aldolase/sugar kinase fusion protein; this translates as MNKILKQIEKIGIVPVIVLENEKDALPLGTALSNAGLLCAEITFRTEAAEKAIEIFSKKFPDFLVGAGTVLSPEQADKAIAAGAKFIVSPGLNPKVVEHCVNLGFPVIPGVSTAGEIEQAMSFGLNTVKFFPAEAAGGLKFIKALSAPYSNIKFMPTGGINAQNIAEYAAFSKVIACGGSWMVSKELIKSGNFKKIEEEAGLALEIIKNARNPKKNSTEKKPVVSGKKILTAGTEENKVPKVITMGEIMLRLSPTGFNRFVQADALDLVFGGAEANVAVSLANFGMQSSYITKVPAHEIGQAAINSLRRYGVDVSGIIRGGYRIGIYFLEKGASQRASKVIYDRAHSAIAEASPSDFNWKEIFKGASWFHFTGITPALSKNAAEICLDACKTARSMGITVSCDLNYRKKLWTPDEAKETMSRICEFVDICISNEEDAEQVFGITSKNTVVSSGKLNEKGYKEVAAKLCKKFGFQKVGITLRESTSASENNWSAMLYVKGKAYFSKKYTMQVVDRLGGGDSFAAALICAELKGFKPQKQIDFASAASCLKHSINGDFNQVSFDEVLTLAQGDASGRVQR
- a CDS encoding PIN domain-containing protein, encoding MKYFLDSNIVIYFITGKFRKIGEKLEEHEKDIVIPSVVLAELEYGARNSNDYEKTISVYKPFLDLYPTAVFDKKSSVEYGKLRKILSSNGVIIGPNDMMIAATVLANGGTLVTHNVGEFSRIEGLLIEDWAMEELV
- a CDS encoding type II toxin-antitoxin system RelB/DinJ family antitoxin, with the translated sequence MANTTLVQVRVDEALKDEVTNIYKHYGLDLPTAIRIFMKKTVAVNGLPFDLRDDSNKKNIWHYFGSGKDIEMNIPTEPDFSADTRLEAM
- a CDS encoding Rpn family recombination-promoting nuclease/putative transposase → MSTSNRKYKDSVFVDLFSEDEKAKENFLSLYNALHGTNLPLSCPVENIRLDNVMYMNIINDVSCLVDGKIIVLAEHQSTINENMPLRFLEYIARLYEKLQAPTDRYLKKLSKIPTPEFYVFYNGVEDYPETTVLKLSDAFITKPEQVPMELTVQVLNINTDKANKVLTVCKPLEEYSLFVEEVRKQTQLDHENGFTNAVNICIEKGILKEYLMRKSREVINMLVAEYDYDTDIAVQRQESLMIGIKQGIEQGFADGSYQTKLETAKNLTEMGFAVEAIAKATGLSKEEIEKL